In Aegilops tauschii subsp. strangulata cultivar AL8/78 chromosome 3, Aet v6.0, whole genome shotgun sequence, one genomic interval encodes:
- the LOC109771348 gene encoding uncharacterized protein — protein sequence MRGHAQRRPSASRNTEPRRGPHASQPLITSALRCVVLKPHTRPFKYGLGAPFPGRDATSAKRNTSQPLLACSRRQAPPQLATVPATQLVQLRPPVPSSDAGELVDREAISKMNAPSSWLFADNSKYSTRARLVFMGLSFAIGILTFLIYLAIWYTCSRRSRRQRGAGAADLEAGAADTAAAERGMSDAAIAALPTFAYEQAQADDAAVDCAVCLGQLEAGEKARRLPKCAHLFHAECVDAWLRAHCTCPMCRAPVGLAAATSSKKDGTTETTPAPATATATTETAEALPPV from the coding sequence ATGCGCGGTCACGCGCAGCGCAGGCCGTCAGCCTCCAGAAACAcagagccacgccgcgggccccATGCCAGCCAGCCACTGATCACCTCTGCGTTGCGTTGCGTTGTGCTGAAGCCGCACACCCGCCCCTTTAAATACGGCCTCGGCGCTCCTTTCCCCGGCAGAGACGCGACCTCGGCAAAAAGAAACACCTCCCAACCTTTGCTTGCTTGCTCGCGCCGCCAAGCCCCTCCACAGCTCGCAACAGTGCCAGCAACACAACTGGTGCAGCTGCGGCCGCCGGTTCCGAGTTCCGACGCCGGCGAGCTGGTCGACCGAGAGGCCATTTCCAAGATGAACGCGCCCAGCTCGTGGCTGTTCGCGGACAACTCCAAGTACAGCACCCGCGCGCGGCTGGTCTTCATGGGCCTCTCCTTCGCCATCGGCATCCTCACCTTCCTCATCTACCTCGCCATCTGGTACACCTGcagccgccgcagccgccgccagcgcggcgcgggcgcggcggaCCTGGAGGCCGGCGCCGCGGACACGGCCGCGGCCGAGCGCGGCATGAGCGACGCCGCGATCGCCGCGCTCCCGACGTTCGCGTACGAGCAGGCGCAGGCGGACGACGCCGCGGTGGACTGCGCGGTGTGCCTCGGGCAGCTGGAGGCCGGCGAGAAGGCGCGGCGGCTCCCCAAGTGCGCGCATTTGTTCCACGCCGAGTGCGTCGACGCCTGGCTGCGCGCGCACTGCACGTGCCCCATGTGCCGCGCCCCCGTCGGCCtggccgccgccacctcctccaaGAAGGACGGCACCACGGAGACCACCCCGGCGCCGGCGACGGCCACAGCGACGACAGAGACGGCGGAGGCGCTGCCACCTGTTTAG